From Arachis stenosperma cultivar V10309 chromosome 2, arast.V10309.gnm1.PFL2, whole genome shotgun sequence, one genomic window encodes:
- the LOC130961862 gene encoding protein GL2-INTERACTING REPRESSOR 1-like: protein MSQRNGRFPKLDLKLNLSPPRVDRRRVVEEEELSPARSATVSPPSSCVSTELNNQDDNDSVKWSDSPEATFMVVVGCQRCLMYVMLSVDDPKCPKCKSTVLLDVLQDNNIDNNNTRRNKN, encoded by the coding sequence ATGAGTCAGAGGAATGGAAGGTTTCCAAAGCTTGACTTGAAGCTGAACCTATCACCACCAAGGGTTGACCGGAGGAGGGtggtggaggaggaggagttGTCGCCGGCTCGATCGGCAACCGTGTCGCCGCCGAGTTCGTGCGTGTCAACTGAGCTGAATAACCAAGATGACAACGACAGTGTGAAGTGGTCAGACAGCCCTGAAGCTACGTTCATGGTGGTGGTTGGTTGCCAACGTTGTCTCATGTATGTGATGCTATCTGTTGATGATCCTAAGTGTCCCAAATGCAAGAGCACCGTTTTGCTTGATGTTCTTCAAGACAACAACATTGACAACAACAACACAAGGAGGAACAAGAACTAG
- the LOC130960382 gene encoding uncharacterized protein LOC130960382, with the protein MVLWSYPPTRKQVVASAAVFVTGASLVAAGAYLSMANIGPQQARAKARSEEIKKLLRKFLDD; encoded by the coding sequence ATGGTGTTGTGGTCGTACCCACCGACGCGGAAGCAAGTGGTGGCGAGCGCCGCCGTGTTTGTGACGGGAGCGTCGCTGGTGGCGGCCGGAGCATACCTATCAATGGCGAATATAGGCCCACAGCAGGCTCGTGCTAAAGCTCGAAgtgaagaaatcaagaagctTCTCAGGAAGTTTCTCGATGATTGA
- the LOC130961576 gene encoding methionine S-methyltransferase: MDEFLNTCKVSGDAAYAALRSVLDKLEDPKTRTDTRIFLSELQKRFPTKEDCDSCFETYHFRIEDVLLDQNEGHKGRKKLTTMVIPSIFLPEDWSFTFFEGINRHPDSIFKDRTVAELGCGNGWISIAIADKWLPSKVYGLDINPRAIKISWINLYLNALDDKGQLIYDEEKKTLLDRVEFYESDLLSYCRENHIQLDRIVGCIPQILNPNPDAMSKMITENASEEFLHALSNYCALQGFVEDQVGLGLIARAVEEGISVIKAAGIMIFNMGGRPGQAVCKRLFERRGFCITKLWQTKILQAGDTDIAALVEIEKNSPHRFEFFMGLSGDQPICARTAWAYGKAGGRISHALSVYSCQLRNPTQIKVIFEFLKNGFQGISSSLDLSFEDDSVADEKIPFLAYLASTLKNSSYFPYEPPAGSKRFRNLIAGFLKTYHHIPLSANNVVIFPSRAAAIENALHLFSPRLAIVDEHLTRHLPRKWLTSLALKGTETIEPLDDAITVIEAPRQSDLLIELIKKLKPQVVVTGIAHFEAVTSSAFVHLLDTTQEIGSRLFLDISDHFELSSLPGSNGVLKYLSGTPLPSHAAIICGLVKNKVYPDLETAFVVTEEESLFSALSKTVELLEGNTSLINQYYYGCIFHELLAFQLSGRHAPAERKSNNAKSVDMIGYSAAASSVLDNAELSINGVESDSVIHMDVDQTFLPVPSPVKGALFESFARQNMSESEADVNTSIKNYVKSNYGFPTKSGTEFIYADNSKALFNKLVLCCIKEAGTLCFPAGSNGNYVSSARFLKADTVIVPTDANVGFKFTEKALTKVFGTVKNPWVYISGPTVNPTGLVYSNNEIGEILSTCAKFGARVIIDTSSSGLEFDSNGWDLEQCLSKLKSSCNPSFCVSLLGGLSLPMLNGVLKFGFLILNEPHLVDTFHSFPGLIRPHSTARYAIKKLLELRAQKPSSLSDAIVEYTAILKNRSKSLKEALEQNGWEVLESCAGVSVVAKPSAYLNKTVTLKILPEGEGGQDNATMKITLDDSNIRNALLKSTGLCINSGSWTGIPGYCRFNIALEESDFSKALDCIKKFKEIALH; this comes from the exons ATGGACGAGTTTTTGAACACCTGCAAGGTCTCCGGCGACGCCGCATACGCCGCCCTAAGGTCGGTGCTTGACAAGCTCGAGGATCCGAAGACTCGTACGGACACTCGGATCTTCTTGTCGGAGCTTCAGAAACGGTTTCCGACGAAGGAAGATTGTGATAGCTGCTTTGAAACCTACCACTTCCGAATCGAAGACGTGCTTTTGGACCAAAACGAAG GACACAAGGGGAGAAAGAAATTGACTACGATGGTGATTCCTAGCATATTTCTGCCAGAGGACTGGTCTTTTACTTTCTTTGAAGGGATTAATAGGCACCCGGACTCCATTTTCAAGGACAGGACTGTTGCCGAGCTAGGCTGTGGAAATGGGTGGATATCCATTGCCATTGCTGACAAGTGGTTGCCTTCCAAG GTTTATGGCCTTGATATCAATCCTAGAGCGATAAAGATATCCTGGATAAACTTATATTTAAATGCTTTAGATGATAAAGGCCAGCTCATCTATGATGAGGAGAAAAAAACTTTGCTGGACAGGGTAGAGTTCTATGAATCTGATCTTCTGTCATATTGCAGAGAAAATCATATTCAACTTGACAGAATTGTAGGATGCATACCACAG ATTCTTAATCCAAATCCAGATGCAATGTCTAAGATGATAACAGAAAATGCAAGTGAAGAATTCCttcatgcattgagtaattATTGTGCACTTCAG GGTTTTGTGGAGGATCAGGTTGGCTTGGGTTTAATTGCTAGGGCGGTTGAAGAGGGGATATCAGTAATCAAAGCTGCCGGAATTATGATCTTTAATATGGGAGGCCGACCAGGTCAAGCTGTTTGCAAAAGGTTGTTTGAACGACGGGGTTTCTGCATTACAAAGCTTTGGCAAACCAAAATTCTTCAG GCTGGTGACACAGATATTGCAGCATTGGTTGAGATTGAGAAGAACAGCCCCCACCGTTTTGAATTCTTTATGGGACTTTCTGGTGATCAGCCTATTTGTGCACGGACAGCATGGGCCTATGGAAAGGCTGGTGGCAGAATTTCCCATGCTTTATCAGTTTACAGTTGTCAACTTCGTAATCCTACCCAG ATCAAAGTTATTTTTGAGTTTCTTAAAAATGGATTTCAAGGGATCAGCAGCTCTCTAGATTTGTCCTTTGAGGATGATTCTGTTGCCGATGAGAAGATTCCTTTTTTGGCTTATCTTGCAAGCACTTTAAAAAATAGTTCTTATTTTCCATACGAGCCACCTGCTGGAAGCAAACGTTTTCGCAATCTTATTGCAGGGTTTTTGAAGACTTATCACCATATTCCACTCTCTGCTAAT AATGTTGTCATTTTCCCCTCAAGGGCTGCTGCAATTGAAAATGCTCTTCACTTGTTCTCGCCTCGCCTTGCTATTGTTGATGAACATCTAACTCGACACCTCCCTAGGAAATGGTTGACATCTTTGGCCCTTAAG GGCACAGAAACCATTGAGCCTTTAGATGATGCAATTACTGTAATTGAAGCCCCTCGGCAATCAGATTTACTGATAGAACTAATAAAGAAATTGAAGCCTCAAGTGGTGGTGACGGGGATTGCTCATTTTGAGGCAGTTACTAGTTCAGCTTTTGTGCACCTTCTAGATACAACACAGGAGATTGGGTCTCGTCTTTTCTTGGACATATCAGATCACTTTGAGCTATCCAGTCTTCCAGGATCAAATGGTGTCCTTAAGTATCTTTCAGGAACTCCTTTGCCATCTCATGCAGCAATCATATGCGGACTGGTAAAAAACAAG GTTTATCCAGATTTAGAAACAGCCTTTGTCGTTACAGAAGAAGAATCCCTCTTTAGTGCACTGTCCAAAACTGTGGAATTACTAGAAGGCAATACTTCATTGATTAATCAATACTATTATGGTTGTATTTTTCATGAGCTGCTTGCATTTCAGCTTTCTGGCCGACATGCACCAGCTGAG AGAAAGAGCAACAATGCCAAATCAGTAGATATGATAGGATATTCCGCAGCAGCCTCATCAGTGCTTGATAATGCTGAGCTTTCAATTAACGGGGTGGAGAGCGACTCTGTTATTCACATGGATGTTGATCAAACCTTCTTGCCTGTTCCATCTCCTGTTAAGGGTGCTCTTTTTGAAAGTTTTGCTAGGCAAAACATGTCAGAATCCGAGGCTGATGTTAACACAAGCATCAAAAACTATGTTAAAAGCAACTATGGTTTTCCAACTAAAAGCGGCACTGAATTTATATACGCTGACAATTCAAAGGCTCTTTTCAATAAGCTTGTCCTCTGCTGCATCAAAGAAGCTGGCACCCTCTGTTTTCCGGCTGGATCAAATGGGAACTATGTTTCTTCTGCCAGATTTTTGAAAGCTGACACAGTGATAGTCCCTACAGATGCCAATGTGGGTTTCAAGTTTACGGAGAAGGCACTCACCAAAGTCTTTGGGACTGTGAAGAACCCATGGGTGTATATTTCTGGCCCTACAGTTAACCCAACAGGCTTAGTTTATAGCAACAATGAAATAGGAGAGATTTTGAGCACTTGTGCTAAATTTGGCGCAAGAGTTATAATTGATACATCGTCTTCTGGTCTCGAGTTTGACAGCAATGGCTGGGATTTGGAGCAGTGTTTATCTAAGTTGAAGTCTTCATGCAACCCATCATTTTGTGTGTCTCTTCTTGGAGGGTTGTCTCTGCCAATGCTAAACGGTGTTCTCAAATTCGGGTTTCTTATTCTAAATGAGCCGCATTTGGTTGACACCTTCCATAGTTTTCCAGGATTAATCAGGCCTCACAGTACTGCTAGATATGCTATAAAGAAGTTGCTGGAGCTTAGGGCACAAAAACCTTCAAGTTTATCAGATGCTATTGTTGAATACACTGCAATATTGAAAAACAGGTCTAAGTCTTTGAAAGAG GCACTTGAGCAAAATGGGTGGGAAGTGCTTGAATCGTGTGCCGGTGTCTCCGTAGTGGCAAAGCCCTCTGCCTATCTCAACAAGACTGTTACACTAAAGATTTTGCCAGAAGGTGAAGGTGGACAAGACAATGCCACCATGAAAATCACACTTGATGACTCCAATATTAGGAATGCCCTTCTCAAATCTACTGGACTATGCATCAATAGTGGCTCCTGGACTGGAATTCCTGGATACTGTCGTTTCAACATTGCGTTGGAAGAGAGCGATTTCAGCAAAGCATTGGATTGCATTAAGAAGTTCAAAGAGATTGCACTACATTAA
- the LOC130960381 gene encoding 40S ribosomal protein S17-like has product MGRVRTKTVKKSSRQVIERYYSKMTLDFHTNKKVLEEVALIPSKRLRNKIAGFSTHLMKRIQKGPVRGISLKLQEEERERRMDFVPEVSAINVDNIEVDKQTIDMLAALGMSDIPGVVQVEPTAVQQVPFGRGGFAGGAGRRF; this is encoded by the coding sequence ATGGGGCGAGTTCGCACAAAAACGGTGAAGAAATCCTCGAGGCAAGTGATCGAGAGGTACTACTCGAAAATGACGCTGGATTTTCACACGAACAAGAAGGTTCTAGAAGAAGTAGCGCTAATCCCATCGAAGAGGCTCCGAAACAAGATCGCAGGGTTCTCAACGCACCTGATGAAGAGGATCCAGAAAGGACCGGTTCGTGGAATCTCGCTGAAGCTGCaggaagaggagagagagaggcgCATGGATTTCGTTCCAGAAGTTTCCGCCATTAATGTCGATAACATCGAGGTCGATAAGCAGACCATCGATATGCTTGCTGCGTTAGGTATGTCTGATATTCCTGGCGTTGTGCAGGTTGAGCCTACGGCGGTTCAGCAGGTTCCGTTTGGCCGCGGTGGTTTTGCTGGCGGCGCTGGTAGGAGGTTCTGA
- the LOC130960413 gene encoding uncharacterized protein LOC130960413, with protein MSLYIGNMSEHTRKDELEHVFRRFGHCNVQLKREGYGFVVFDFPPNATKALRALKGRNICGEPLTLTWSNKQPAGSFQRFPRGGGKIYEPRRGRNSERIGHARRKMDSDGWRDQEMGNDGRGGSVGVPSEERGYHQDDFKDYVREERDYREEFRDDGSGVVPALEENGRWGEPIQDTSAGNGNENALEFDRYEPYHGYDMKHDDNHIGYRGSSPRATSLENMARVRIGEETVNRPKDSKFRQTCYRCGEPGHKMRDCPKQHSSRRKYERLDGRRNNKIDGNHRIEDEDKFRSESWSKMRSSGDALSMRNQRDERRVSASRQYHSPLRNKLSPMAKETDRHRRREYGGKKRCRNEVESPKRPRGKRSRRSTSSSLHSDYSTSHSLPNSRSPKSLRKSRFCSRSRSVSSRSHSSSSKLISSSKSPHRNGKSSDYRRSSSHRSLSVSLNQPLPSSAKKIEPNSKSSSINATALECMDHLVVQGHKNGSAMESENVQSKDEGLAVNGTSAVHSTVVDDIENDQCIQVDNDKNSSLRPSDTLADLTKSLVTRNLSTEVVKEKELSCHTETPLVHDIQKGIQNQVSETCVNSHSRHTTAISTEEMFMVLKNYGLELPKDNEETLSVDAFFGSARLWPWHIVYYRRLKKGPISAENYARRVAQNQEFGIVDKYIRSSSGWGEVDLVNS; from the coding sequence ATGTCTTTGTATATTGGTAATATGTCCGAGCACACCCGAAAGGATGAGCTCGAGCATGTTTTCCGTAGGTTTGGGCATTGTAACGTTCAGCTGAAAAGGGAAGGATATGGGTTTGTGGTGTTTGACTTTCCTCCTAATGCGACAAAGGCTTTGAGGGCATTGAAAGGTAGGAATATATGTGGGGAACCACTGACTCTGACGTGGTCCAATAAGCAGCCTGCTGGGAGTTTTCAGAGGTTTCCTAGGGGTGGTGGTAAGATCTACGAACCAAGACGTGGAAGGAATTCTGAGAGGATAGGGCATGCGAGGAGGAAAATGGATTCTGATGGATGGAGGGATCAGGAGATGGGCAATGATGGTAGGGGTGGATCTGTTGGGGTTCCTAGTGAGGAGAGAGGATATCATCAAGATGATTTTAAAGACTATGTTAGGGAAGAAAGAGATTATAGGGAAGAGTTTCGTGATGATGGCAGTGGAGTTGTGCCTGCCCTGGAGGAAAATGGAAGATGGGGTGAGCCAATTCAGGACACATCGGCTGGCAATGGAAACGAAAATGCTCTAGAATTTGATCGGTATGAACCTTACCATGGCTATGACATGAAGCATGATGATAATCATATAGGTTACCGCGGTAGTTCTCCTAGGGCAACATCCTTAGAGAATATGGCCAGAGTGCGGATTGGTGAGGAAACCGTGAATCGTCCAAAGGACTCAAAATTCCGGCAAACATGCTATAGATGTGGTGAGCCAGGTCACAAAATGCGAGATTGTCCAAAACAGCATTCTTCACGGAGAAAGTATGAGAGGTTGGATGGTAggcgaaataataaaatagatggAAATCATAGAATTGAAGATGAAGATAAATTCAGGTCTGAATCCTGGTCGAAGATGCGGTCAAGTGGGGATGCTTTATCAATGAGGAACCAGAGAGATGAACGGAGGGTGTCTGCATCACGACAATACCATTCACCATTAAGAAACAAATTGTCCCCTATGGCAAAGGAAACCGACAGGCACCGAAGAAGGGAATATGGAGGGAAGAAGCGGTGCAGAAACGAAGTAGAATCACCTAAAAGACCCAGGGGAAAAAGATCAAGACGGTCAACCAGTTCTTCCTTGCATTCAGATTACTCTACTTCTCACTCACTCCCAAATTCTCGATCACCCAAGTCTCTGCGGAAGTCACGTTTCTGTTCCAGATCAAGATCAGTGTCTTCTAGATCACACTCCTCATCTTCAAAGTtaatatcttcttcaaaatctccACACCGCAATGGCAAAAGTTCGGATTATAGGAGGTCAAGCTCTCATAGATCTTTGTCTGTCTCACTCAATCAGCCTTTGCCATCATCTGCGAAAAAGATCGAGCCCAATTCAAAATCATCTTCCATTAATGCTACCGCACTTGAATGTATGGATCATTTGGTTGTACAGGGACATAAGAATGGGAGTGCAATGGAGTCGGAAAATGTTCAATCCAAGGATGAAGGTCTTGCTGTAAATGGAACTTCTGCAGTGCACTCTACAGTGGTGGATGACATTGAAAATGACCAATGCATTCAGGTGGACAATGATAAAAATAGTAGTCTAAGACCATCAGATACATTAGCAGATTTAACCAAATCGCTTGTTACCAGGAATTTGTCTACAGAGGTTGTGAAAGAGAAAGAGCTTTCTTGTCACACTGAGACACCATTGGTGCATGATATTCAGAAGGGAATTCAGAACCAAGTATCAGAAACTTGTGTCAATTCCCATTCTCGTCATACAACAGCCATATCCACAGAGGAAATGTTCATGGTTCTTAAGAATTATGGGTTGGAACTTCCAAAAGACAATGAAGAAACTTTATCAGTGGATGCATTCTTTGGTTCTGCTCGATTGTGGCCTTGGCATATCGTTTATTACCGTAGGTTGAAGAAGGGCCCAATTTCAGCTGAGAACTATGCTAGGCGTGTTGCACAGAATCAGGAATTTGGCATTGTTGATAAGTATATAAGAAGCAGCAGTGGATGGGGAGAAGTTGATCTTGTGAATTCTTAA